One segment of Mugil cephalus isolate CIBA_MC_2020 chromosome 14, CIBA_Mcephalus_1.1, whole genome shotgun sequence DNA contains the following:
- the gmeb1 gene encoding glucocorticoid modulatory element-binding protein 1 isoform X2 — protein sequence MSVMATTEEVTVSMGEVVMVGKGEEEGDPDDPNKTQVILQLQPITVGDESAETDAAVMAVESSPEETEGDDVEIGCPITCGDSKAVLLLKKFVCPGINVKCVKYEDQLISPKQFVHISGKATLKDWKRAIRMGGVMLRKMMDSGQLDFYQHSTLCTNTCRSTKFDLLINNTRFPPDGSGLTTPTSSQAQVVLGNGGAAGDDRAEVLSGKSDWSSNSLEEKKGSNEISEDTLNFWKGIADVGLLGEVVTNINTELLQLLNGVQQRTEPAALQDTEVAVLSNLAQVFGLLDSVKKILERRRQQTDPGQEEILSTLTNLEVQLEEQRKQQQVRALLSCPQPARNKTPTKRPTKRPRLQRPASSTATILTSPISQQPTLQPQQFTVLSPISLSSVGQPFTVAGLPIASLAQSSNTVTLLPAGSQLFTRYMVAGDGKTDTITLHPSSGLTLVGTTAMQDSGQLGTVMSPVELVQLSQQAGGAEVMPIEGQVVDGTMLVQQEVMQGEVEASQEHTVIEINPAPVEQTVGVMELQLTGESGRDGATMVVQSGMEVTMATESDETQCQMQEAQTEEVQSLQLDTGTQLSGVQIVVIEENTQEENEVK from the exons ATGAGTGTGATGGCGACCACCGAGGAGGTCACGGTGTCCATGGGGGAGGTGGTGATGGTGGGGAAGGGTGAGGAGGAAGGTGATCCTGATGACCCCAATAAGACTCAGGTCATCCTTCAGCTCCAGCCAATCACCGTCGG AGATGAGTCCGCTGAAACAGATGCAGCTGTCATGGCTGTTGAATCTTCTCCAG AGGAAACCGAGGGAGACGACGTCGAGATTGGCTGTCCTATAACATGCGGCGACAGCAAAGCTGTATTGCTACTGAAGAAATTTGTGTGCCCAGGAAtcaatgtgaaatgtgtgaag TATGAAGACCAGCTGATCAGTCCCAAGCAGTTTGTGCACATCTCTGGAAAAGCCACTCTGAAAGACTGGAAGAGAGCCATCAGGATGGGGGGCGTCATGCTAAG AAAAATGATGGATTCAGGTCAGCTGGACTTCTACCAGCACAGCACGCTGTGTACCAACACGTGTCGAAGCACCAAGTTTGACCTTTTAATCAACAACACGCGCTTCCCCCCGGACGGCAGCGGGCTTACCACGCCTACGTCCTCTCAAG CTCAGGTGGTCCTGGGTAATGGCGGAGCAGCCGGCGACGATAGAGCTGAGGTCCTGAGCGGGAAGTCGGACTGGAGCTCGAACTCacttgaagaaaagaaaggatCTAATGAGATCTCAG AGGACACGCTGAACTTCTGGAAGGGCATCGCCGATGTGGGTTTATTAGGTGAAGTGGTGACGAACATCAACACGGAGCTGCTACAGCTGTTGAATGGCGTGCAGCAGCGCACGGAGCCCGCTGCTCTACAGGACACAG AGGTGGCGGTGCTCAGTAACCTTGCCCAAGTCTTCGGCCTCCTCGACTCGGTCAAGAAGAttctggagaggaggaggcagcagacgGATCCCGGCCAGGAGGAAATCCTCAGCACACTCACCA ACCTGGAGGTGCAGCTGGAAGaacagaggaagcagcagcaggtccgCGCTCTACTCTCCTGTCCGCAGCCCGCGAGAAATAAAACTCCCACCAAGCGGCCGACCAAGCGGCCTCGCCTCCAGAGGCCGgcctcctccaccgccaccatCCTGACCTCCCCCATCAGCCAGCAGCCCACCCTGCAGCCCCAGCAGTTCACCGTTCTTTCCCCGATCTCGCTCTCCTCCGTTGGCCAGCCGTTCACCGTGGCAGGCCTGCCCATCGCGTCCCTGGCCCAGTCCTCCAACACGGTCACCCTGCTCCCCGCCGGATCGCAGCTCTTTACCCGCTACATGGTGGCCGGGGACGGAAAGACGGACACCATCACCTTGCACCCGTCCTCTGGCCTCACGCTGGTGGGCACCACCGCCATGCAGGACTCCGGCCAACTGGGTACAGTCATGAGCCCCGTCGAGCTGGTGCAACTGAGCCAGCAGGCTGGCGGCGCGGAGGTGATGCCCATCGAAGGCCAGGTGGTGGACGGGACCATGCTGGTGCAGCAGGAGGTGATGCAGGGCGAGGTGGAGGCGAGCCAGGAGCACACGGTCATCGAAATCAACCCGGCTCCGGTGGAGCAGACGGTGGGAGTGatggagctgcagctgactgGGGAGTCGGGGAGGGACGGGGCCACCATGGTGGTCCAGAGCGGGATGGAGGTGACGATGGCGACGGAGTCGGACGAGACGCAGTGCCAAATGCAGGAGGCGCAGACTGAAGAGGTGCAGAGCCTGCAGCTGGATACCGGCACTCAGCTGTCAGGGGTACAGATAGTGGTGATAGAAGAAAATACTCAGGAAGAAAACGAGGTCAAATGA
- the gmeb1 gene encoding glucocorticoid modulatory element-binding protein 1 isoform X1, with protein sequence MSVMATTEEVTVSMGEVVMVGKGEEEGDPDDPNKTQVILQLQPITVGDESAETDAAVMAVESSPEETEGDDVEIGCPITCGDSKAVLLLKKFVCPGINVKCVKYEDQLISPKQFVHISGKATLKDWKRAIRMGGVMLRKMMDSGQLDFYQHSTLCTNTCRSTKFDLLINNTRFPPDGSGLTTPTSSQAQVVLGNGGAAGDDRAEVLSGKSDWSSNSLEEKKGSNEISEDTLNFWKGIADVGLLGEVVTNINTELLQLLNGVQQRTEPAALQDTDSCLVEVAVLSNLAQVFGLLDSVKKILERRRQQTDPGQEEILSTLTNLEVQLEEQRKQQQVRALLSCPQPARNKTPTKRPTKRPRLQRPASSTATILTSPISQQPTLQPQQFTVLSPISLSSVGQPFTVAGLPIASLAQSSNTVTLLPAGSQLFTRYMVAGDGKTDTITLHPSSGLTLVGTTAMQDSGQLGTVMSPVELVQLSQQAGGAEVMPIEGQVVDGTMLVQQEVMQGEVEASQEHTVIEINPAPVEQTVGVMELQLTGESGRDGATMVVQSGMEVTMATESDETQCQMQEAQTEEVQSLQLDTGTQLSGVQIVVIEENTQEENEVK encoded by the exons ATGAGTGTGATGGCGACCACCGAGGAGGTCACGGTGTCCATGGGGGAGGTGGTGATGGTGGGGAAGGGTGAGGAGGAAGGTGATCCTGATGACCCCAATAAGACTCAGGTCATCCTTCAGCTCCAGCCAATCACCGTCGG AGATGAGTCCGCTGAAACAGATGCAGCTGTCATGGCTGTTGAATCTTCTCCAG AGGAAACCGAGGGAGACGACGTCGAGATTGGCTGTCCTATAACATGCGGCGACAGCAAAGCTGTATTGCTACTGAAGAAATTTGTGTGCCCAGGAAtcaatgtgaaatgtgtgaag TATGAAGACCAGCTGATCAGTCCCAAGCAGTTTGTGCACATCTCTGGAAAAGCCACTCTGAAAGACTGGAAGAGAGCCATCAGGATGGGGGGCGTCATGCTAAG AAAAATGATGGATTCAGGTCAGCTGGACTTCTACCAGCACAGCACGCTGTGTACCAACACGTGTCGAAGCACCAAGTTTGACCTTTTAATCAACAACACGCGCTTCCCCCCGGACGGCAGCGGGCTTACCACGCCTACGTCCTCTCAAG CTCAGGTGGTCCTGGGTAATGGCGGAGCAGCCGGCGACGATAGAGCTGAGGTCCTGAGCGGGAAGTCGGACTGGAGCTCGAACTCacttgaagaaaagaaaggatCTAATGAGATCTCAG AGGACACGCTGAACTTCTGGAAGGGCATCGCCGATGTGGGTTTATTAGGTGAAGTGGTGACGAACATCAACACGGAGCTGCTACAGCTGTTGAATGGCGTGCAGCAGCGCACGGAGCCCGCTGCTCTACAGGACACAG ATTCCTGTCTGGTAGAGGTGGCGGTGCTCAGTAACCTTGCCCAAGTCTTCGGCCTCCTCGACTCGGTCAAGAAGAttctggagaggaggaggcagcagacgGATCCCGGCCAGGAGGAAATCCTCAGCACACTCACCA ACCTGGAGGTGCAGCTGGAAGaacagaggaagcagcagcaggtccgCGCTCTACTCTCCTGTCCGCAGCCCGCGAGAAATAAAACTCCCACCAAGCGGCCGACCAAGCGGCCTCGCCTCCAGAGGCCGgcctcctccaccgccaccatCCTGACCTCCCCCATCAGCCAGCAGCCCACCCTGCAGCCCCAGCAGTTCACCGTTCTTTCCCCGATCTCGCTCTCCTCCGTTGGCCAGCCGTTCACCGTGGCAGGCCTGCCCATCGCGTCCCTGGCCCAGTCCTCCAACACGGTCACCCTGCTCCCCGCCGGATCGCAGCTCTTTACCCGCTACATGGTGGCCGGGGACGGAAAGACGGACACCATCACCTTGCACCCGTCCTCTGGCCTCACGCTGGTGGGCACCACCGCCATGCAGGACTCCGGCCAACTGGGTACAGTCATGAGCCCCGTCGAGCTGGTGCAACTGAGCCAGCAGGCTGGCGGCGCGGAGGTGATGCCCATCGAAGGCCAGGTGGTGGACGGGACCATGCTGGTGCAGCAGGAGGTGATGCAGGGCGAGGTGGAGGCGAGCCAGGAGCACACGGTCATCGAAATCAACCCGGCTCCGGTGGAGCAGACGGTGGGAGTGatggagctgcagctgactgGGGAGTCGGGGAGGGACGGGGCCACCATGGTGGTCCAGAGCGGGATGGAGGTGACGATGGCGACGGAGTCGGACGAGACGCAGTGCCAAATGCAGGAGGCGCAGACTGAAGAGGTGCAGAGCCTGCAGCTGGATACCGGCACTCAGCTGTCAGGGGTACAGATAGTGGTGATAGAAGAAAATACTCAGGAAGAAAACGAGGTCAAATGA